CGGCGGGCAGGTCGAGGTCGAGCAGCAGGCACTTCTCGGCGAACTGCGGCCCGCGCGCGATCACCGAGCCGTCCCGGTCCACCACGATCGAGTCGCCGTCGAAGACCAGCTCGTCCTGGCCGCCGACCATCGCCAGATACGCCAGCGCGCAGCCGGCCTCCTGGGCGCGCTTGCGGACCAGCTCCAGGCGGGTGTCCTCCTTGTTCACCTCGTACGGCGAGGCGTTGATCGACAGCAGCAGGCCGGCACCCGCCGCGCGGGCGGCCGGCACCCGGCCGCCGTCCTGCCACAGGTCCTCGCAGATGGCCAGCGCCACGTCGACGCCGCCGACCCGGATGACGGGCAGCGTCTCGCCGGGCACGAAATACCGGAACTCGTCGAAGACGCCGTAGTTCGGCAGGTGGTGCTTGGAGAAGGTGAGGACCACCTCGCCGCGGTACAGCACGGCGGCGGCGTTGCGCGGCGCGCCCACCGGCTGGCCGAGGCTCTGCCGCACGTGCTCGGCCCGGTCCAGGTGGCCGACGACGACGGGCACCTCGCCCAGGCCCTCGGCGGCCAGCCGGGCGGCCAGCTCGCGCAGCGCGGACCGGCTGGCGGCGACGAAGGAGCCGCGCAGCGCCAGGTCCTCGACCGGATAGCCGGTCAGCATCATCTCGGGGAACACGACCAGGTGCGCGCCGCACTCGACGCCGTGTCGCGTCCAGCGCAGCACGGCGTCGGCGTTGCCGGACAGGTCGCCGACGGTGGAGTCGATCTGGTTCAGGGCGATACGTAGCTGTGGCACGGGACCGAGTCTAATCGTCCGATTGACGTTATGGGGGTGGGGGTCGCCTTCGATCAGGCCGGAGTACGCCGCGGCGCGTGGCCCCGAGCGGCACCGATATGAAAAGGACCGCCAGATTCGGTCACGATGTGCCGCTGTCCGATTGCGGAGACATGTGCCAGGGCAGAGCTACCCCACGCCGCGGACGCGGCAGAGCTGACCCGCGCCCGAATTGGGGGGTGGCATGCCGCAAGACGCTGATGTCTTTCTACCCTTCGAGTCCAGAAGCAATCCCGACGCCGGCCGGGCGCGGGAGCGTCACCTCGACTGGGCGGTGGACCACGGGCTGGTCCGCGGCGCCGAGGCGTTGCGCCGCTACCGCGCCTGGATGCTGACGGACCTCGCCGCCTGGGCCTTCCCGGACGCCAGGGGCGCGGATCTGGACCTGGTCACCGACGCGGTCTGCCTGGGCCTTGCGCTGGACGACCAGTTCGACGGCCCGGCCGGCCGCCAGCCGGAGCGGGTGGCGTGGCTGAGCACCGAGCTGGCCGCCATCCCCTACCGCGCGCCCGGCACCCGCCCGAAGCTCGACCTGCCGGTGACCCGCGCCTACGCGGACCTGTGGCGGCGCGGTGCGGCCGGGACCTCCCCCGCCTGGCGGGAGCGCGCGGCGGGAAACCTGACGCGCTTCTTCCGCTCGTTCGTGCAGGAGGCGCAGTACCGGTCCGTGGGCGCCCGGCTCGACGAGGAGGCGTATCGCACGCTGCGCGGGCACGCGGCCGGCACCGCGCCCCGCTTCGACCTGATCGAGCGCGCCGGCCACTTCGAGGTCCCGGCCGGGGTCTACTGGAGTCGCGAGGTGCGGACGCTGACCCGCTGCGCCGGGGACGTGGTCCTGCTCTGCGACGACCTGCGCGCGGCGGAGCGCGACGAGGCGCGCGGCGACCCGTACAACCTCGTGCTCATCCGCCGGCGCGATCGGGGCCTCACGCGACCGGAGGCGGCGGCGCAGGTGGGCGCCGAGGTGACGGACCGGGTCGCGCTCTTCCAGGCGGTGAGCGGACGGGTGCCCGAGCTGTGCGCCCGCTGGCGGGTCGACGCGCGCGGCGCGGCGGGCACCGCGCGCTATCTCGACGGCCTGCGCTGCTGGATGGCCGCCGTCCTCCGGTGGGGGGCGGCGTCCGCCCGGTACGCGGACCCGGCGGCCCCGGACCCGGGCGGGATCACCGGCCACGGGACGGGTCCGGCGCCGCCGGTGCGGCCTTCCAGCGTGGTCCCGGCGCCCGCGCCTGTCGCTCAGGCATGACGGACGATGCCGGTTCCCGGAGGGCGAATTCGCTGTGAAGAATCGGCGTACGGCACGGGCGTCCCCGGCGGCCCGGCGGCGAACGGACACGGGGCGGGCGCGGAACGGGCGTGGAACGGGCGTGGAACGGGCACGGAGCGGACGCGGAACGGACGGCCGTCCGGCCGTCCCGGGAGCGCGCGACGGCGACCGGGCGTAGCGCTTCCGCCCCATGAGGTGACACGGTGAACGGACGGCGGGTACGGCCGTTCCCGCGCCGTTGCGGAAAGGTCCCCCGAACGGGCAGCATGCCGCCGCGCGGACCCGCTCGGTCGGACGGGTGAAAGGCCCGTGACCTGGGGTTTATGACCATGGCTCAGGTGAAAGTCGCACCGTATAGTCGTGGCCAATGATTGGTCCGTTCGCCCCATCTGCGGTGTTCCACAATGGGGCCGGGCCGTCCGGTCGCGCGTGCGCAACGCCGCGGAAATCCTGTGATGGGATGCTCGGGGGCCCCCGAGCGCCCCGCGGCCGGGGACAGAGCCGTCGGACCAGCGAGGATGGGTGGAGATGGAGAAGCAGCAGGAGTTCGTGCTCCGGACGCTGGAGGAGCGGGACATCCGGTTTGTGCGGCTGTGGTTCACGGATGTGCTCGGCTTCCTCAAATCCGTGGCCGTCGCCCCCGCCGAGCTTGAGCAGGCGTTCGAGGAGGGCATCGGCTTCGACGGCTCGGCCATCGAAGGATTCGCGCGTGTGCACGAGTCCGACATGATCGCGAAGCCCGCCCCGAGCACGTTCCAGATCCTGCCCTGGCGCGCGGAATCCCCGGGCACGGCCCGGATGTTCTGCGACATCCTGATGCCCGACGGCTCCCCGTCGTACGCCGACCCGCGCTACGTCCTCAAGCGGGCCCTGGCCAAGAGCTCCGACCTCGGCTTCACCTTCTACACGCACCCCGAGATCGAGTTCTTCCTGCTCGACGAGAAGCCGGTGGACGGCACCCGGCCCACCCCCGCCGACACCTCGGGGTACTTTGACCACACCCCGCAGAACATCGGCATGGACTTCAGACGCCAGGCCATCACGATGCTGGAGTCCATGGGGATCTCCGTCGAGTTCTCCCACCACGAGGGCGCCCCCGGTCAGCAGGAGATCGACCTGCGCTACGCCGACGCGCTCTCCACGGCGGACAACATCATGACGTTCCGCCTCGTCATGAAGCAGGTCGCGCTGGAACAGGGCGTGCAGGCCACGTTCATGCCCAAGCCGTTCTCGGAATACCCCGGCTCCGGCATGCACACCCACCTCTCGCTCTTCGAGGGCGACCGCAACGCCTTCCACGAGACCGGCGCCGAGTTCCAGCTCTCCAAGATCGGCCGCTCCTTCATCGCCGGGCTGCTCCGGCACGCGGGCGAGATCTCGGCCGTCACCAACCAGTGGGTCAACTCCTACAAGCGCATCTGGGGCGGCGCCCAGCGCCCGGCCGGCGCCGGCGGCGAGGCCCCCTCGTACATCTGCTGGGGCCACAACAACCGTTCCGCGCTGATCCGCGTGCCCATGTACAAGCCCGGCAAGACCGGCTCCACCCGCATCGAGGTCCGTTCCCTCGACTCGGGCGCCAACCCCTACCTCGCCTACGCGGTGCTGCTGGCCGCCGGCCTCAAGGGCGTCGAGGAGGGCTACGAGTTCCCGGCGGGCGCGGAGGACGACGTCTGGGCCCTCACCGACCGCGAACGCCGCGCACTCGGCATCGAGCCCCTCCCGCAGAACCTGGGCGAGGCGATCCACTTGATGCAGCACAGCGAGCTGGTCGCGGAAACTCTCGGCGAACACGTCTTCGACTTCTTCCTCCGCAACAAGCGGCAGGAGTGGGAGGAGTACCGCTCGGAGGTCACGGCGTTCGAGCTGCGCAAGAACCTGCCGGTGCTGTAGCCGCTGGTCGGGACGGTGTCGGTGGCGGCCGGTCCGCCGCCGCTCGACAACCCGGGGGCGGCCAGCCGCTGACCGCCGCCTCCGGCGCCGGGAAGCCGTCGCGCCTCGGCTGTCGACAGATGGCCGTGCGGAGCGGTCACCCGCCCGGGGCGACCCGTGTACGAGCTGGTTCCGGCTTGCCTCCGGGGGCGGGACGGTACCTTGGTCTTTGGCCTCGTGCCCGCGTGGGCTTGGCGGCGCGACACCGGGGCGACACGTGGGCCGCTCAGACTTTCGGTCATGAACCGTCGTTTCCTTGTCAGCCTGCCGCTTGCCGCGGCCCTCGCTGTTTCCGCTTCCGTGTCCGCCGGTAGTTCGTCGGCCAGTTCGTCGGCTGATCCGGAGTCCGTCACCCCTGCCTGGGGGGCCTCGTTGCCCCTGACCCTGGCCGTCTTGGGAGACGCGCCGTACGGTGCGGAGCAGGTCGCCGCGTTCCCCGATCTGATCGCCGACGTCAACGGCGATCCGCGCGTCCATCAGGTCATTCACCTGGGGGATATCAAGACGGGCAGCAGCTCTTGCACGGATGAGTACTTCCGGCACATCGCGACGGAGTTCGAGCGGTTTCGCGATCCGCTGATCTACACGCCGGGCGACAATGAGTGGACGGACTGCCACCGGCCGGCCGCCGGTGGCTACGACCCGCTGGAGCGGCTCGAAGTCCTGCGCTCCCAGTTCTTCGCGGAGCCGGGAGCCGCGCTGGGTGTGCGCCCGATGGTGCTGGAGACGCAGGCCGTCGACCCGGCACACGCCGCGTTCGTTGAGAACACCCGCTGGGCATCGGCACAGGTGGCTTTCGCCACGGTGCACGCGGTGGGTTCGGACAATGGGCTGGCCCCGTGGTTCGGCGGGAACGAGACGCCCGAGCAGACCCGGCTCCGGGAGGCCGAGGTGCGGGCGCGTACCGATGCGGCGCTGTCCTGGATCGACGACACCTTCGACGCCGCGGAGGAACGCGGCCTGCGGGGCGTGGTGATCAGCATGCAGGCGGACACGTTCGCCGGGGGCGGCTCGGCCGGTTACACGGAGATCGTCCGGCGTCTGGCGGACCGATCGCGGGCGTTCGACGGGGAAGTGCTGCTGCTTCAGGGCGACACCCACCGCTACCTGGTGGACCGGCCGTTGGCCGAAGGACACGAGGGTTACGGGATCAGCGAGCCGGTCACCAACCTCACCCGGATCGTGGTCGAAGGCGAAACGGTGTCGGAGTGGCTGCGCCTGACCGTGAACCCGACAGCGGAGCAGCTGTTCAGCTGGCAGCGCGTTCCGGTGGACTGAGCACAGGGACCGAGCCCCGGGCCGCCGCGCTGGGCGCCACCACCCGCCCAGCGCGGCGGCGCGGCATCCGCACCGGCCTCGCGCCCGTCCACCGGCCCTCAGCCTCGCGCTCCTGAACGGCCGTGGCTGGCACTGCCGGGCATGGCCCGCTTGATCCACGACTCCCGACCATGGCTCCCGATGCCCGCGGGAGAAGGGCGAGACGTTCGGCGGTTCGCCCATCGCGAGGTCTGAACTCCGCGCCGCGACCGCCGTCGCGTCGACGGACTTCGCACCGCACGCGGTCTGTTGGACATGACAGCCACGGACCACGGCCGCGGTATCAGGCCCCGTCCGATGGGTCGGCGCCGGACCCGATCGCGCGAACGCTAGTGTCGTCCCTTGTGACCGGACTCCCCTCGTACCTCCGTGCGACAGCGGATGCCTACGACGCCATGGCCGTTCGCTACGCCGAAGCCGTCCGTGATGGGCTCGACCATCTTCCGCTGGATCGCGCGGTTCTCGCCGCGTTCGCCGAGCTCGCGGGAGCCGCTGACGCCGGGCCCGTCGCCGAGCTGGGATGTGGCCCTGGATATGTGACGGCGCACCTGCGGGGCCTGGGACTGGACGCTTTCGGCGTCGACCTGTCGCCGGTGATGATCGACCTCGCCCGCGAGGCTTACCCGGACTCGCGGTTCGAGGTCGGCTCGATGGATGCCCTGGACCTGGCCGACGGCACACTGGGCGGCATCGTGTCCTGGTATTCGGTCATCCATACTCCACCGCGGGAAATACCGTCGTACTTCGCTGAGTTCCGCCGGGTTCTGGCCCCGGGTGGCACCCTCCTGTTCGCCTTCTTCGAGTCCGAGGGCGGGCCGGTGTCGGCGTTCGACCACAAGGTGACGACGGCCTACCGATGGCCGATTGACGACCTCGCCGGGCTGGCCCGCGAGGCCGGGTTCGTCGAGGTCGGCCGGATGCTGCGCGAGCCCCGCGAGGACGAGCGGTTCCGCCGGGGCCATCTGCTGACGCGCGCGGGGTAGCTTCGGCAGCAGCGGCTCACCCGATGACGAGTCGGGGCCGGAAGGAGGCGGCACGGCGCGCGCGGCCAGGGGGCGGTCGGTTTTCCGGTGGACCACCGGCACCACGCCGTCCTCGATCGGCCGGACCGTGGTTCCTCCCACCCGCACTGCCGTGGTTCCGGTGTGCCGGGCGGTCGGCGCCGCCCGGCGTGGCGCCCGGGGCCGGGACGATCGTTCTCTCGGCCCGGGCCCCGTCGGTGGTTCACCGGGCGTCGTCCCAGAAGGTGAGCAGGTGTCCGTCGGCGGTGGCGGCGACGGTGAATTCGTGGAGGCCGGGGGAGCCGTCGGCTCGCCATCGGTTGACCTGTTCCTCGATGCGGTTCCAGACGGGGTAACCGGACTGGCGTACCGTCCACTTGTCCCCGTCCTGGCGCAGCGCGGCCCAGACCTTGGCCTCGGGGTCCCAGTAGAGGTGGCCGTCGGGAAGGCGTAAGTCCCGCAGCCAGGGGGCGGCGGCCTGGGCGACGAAGCGGGTGGTCGGTTCGGCCAGGTCGTCCGGGGTGATGACGGCGGGGCGCTCGCTGGTGGTGATGTCCGGGAGGGGGCCCGAGGGGTGTGGCTCTTGTGGGTGGGCGAGGCCGAGTTCGGCGCCGCCGGGGGTGATGAGGCGGCCGAGGGCCACGTCGGGGTCGGCCAGCAGTCCGCCTTCCCCGACGGTGAGGCGGGCGAGGGCGCCGGCGTTCATCCCCCCGCTGACGGGGGTGATGATCTGGCCTCCGGGGCGGGTGAGGGTGAACCAGAGGCGGGGGACGGTGATGACGGCGCAGGTGGAGATGATGCGGTCCCAGGGGCCGGTGGCCTCTTCCCATCCGGTGACGGCGTTGCCGTTGACGAGGTGGGGGTTGTATCCGGCGAGGGACAGGGCCTCGCGGGCGCGGCGGGCCACGTCGCGGTCGAGTTCGACGGTGGTGACGAGGTGGTCGCCGAGCCGGTGGGTCAGTAGCGCGGCGAGGTAGCCGGTGCCGGTGCCGATGTGGAGGACGCTCATGCCGTCCTCGATACGGGCTTCCTCCAGAATGCGTGCGGCCAGGCTCGGTGCCGGGCTGGTGTGGGTGGGTTCGCGGTAGATCACGCTGCCGAGTTCGTCGGGGCGGATGCCGGCGACGCGGGTGACGACGGGTTCGTCGCGGTGGCAGAGGGCGAGCCAGTCGGGGTGGGTGGCGGTGAGGGGTTCCCAGCCGGTGCCGTTGCGGCGGAAGAGGCCGTCGCGGAGGAACGTGCGCCGGGGGACCTCTCGCATGGCGCGGCGCCAGGGTTCCGTGCGCAGGTGTCCGGCGGCGGCGAGGGTGTCGGTCAGTTCCGAGCGCAGGGCCTCGTCGTCGCCGTGGTCCGGGTCCGGCTTCATGGGTCATCTCCGTGGCGTGCGGCGCGGGATGGGCTGGGGCTCCGAACGTGGGCTCGGGGCTCGGGGCTCGGGGCTCGGGGTTTTGGGTCTGGGGCTTGGGGCTTGGGGGTTCAGCGCGGTGCGTTTGGCTGCGGCGTGTTCGACCGGGCCAGGTGACAGGCCGGTCGTGTCGATGACTTCACCGTTCTCGGTGGCGGGGGCGAGGGCGGCGGGGCGTGGGTTCTGGTCGGCGCGGCGTCGATGACCCGCCGGCCGGGGCCCGGGCGGCGGTGGGGCAGGCCCCGGACAAGGGCAGGTGCGGGACGGCCCCGTTCACGTCGTCGGGGTTGGGGTCGAAGCCGAAGTCGCCACCGATCAGAGCCAGTTCTCGAACGGTGTGGTCGTGGCCGACGGCGCCGTACCGATTCGAGTGCGCGGCAGGCGAGGTGGACGCTGCCGCAGATGATCGCCACGGTGGTGTCCTCCCGTCGCAGGCTCAGGACGGTGGGCGGAAGTTCCCACAGTCCCAGGTCGACCTCATTACCCCAGTCGCGGACGGGGCGGAAGGCGTCGGAGACGTACGGGGCGGTCGCTCCGACTCCCGGACCGAGCCAGCCTCGCATCCCGAGCACCTCCTTGAAGCCGTGCCAGAGCTCCGACTCGCGCCCTGTCGGGGCGCGGGCGAGGAGGTACTGTGCCCGACACGGATGGGTGACTGCGTCCAACGCACCGTGTCGGTCCGGCAGTTACAACGCCTTGGGCCGATACGCGGTGCCAAGAGGCATCGTTGTTTCCGCCATGGGGTCACGCCTACGAGCCCGGCAGGTATCGTCACCCGTCAGAGCGATACGGTTACCGATCGCTGATGCCGCGCTGGTGGCCGGGCCCTCTTCCGGCCATCCGGACCGACACCCGTGGAGTACCGCGCGCATGGACAACACCGCCTGGGACACCGTCGAACAGCTCGTGAAATGGCTCGATGCCGAAAGCCCCGACCCCCCGGCGACGACGCGGCTCATGCGCGTCCTGAAACTCTCGGAGGAAGTCGGCGAGGTCGCCGAAGCGGTCATCGGCGCGACCGGCCACAATCCGCGCAAGGGCGACAGTCACACCTGGGAAGACGTCCAACGGGAGCTGTGC
Above is a window of Streptomyces sp. NBC_01803 DNA encoding:
- the glnA gene encoding type I glutamate--ammonia ligase codes for the protein MEKQQEFVLRTLEERDIRFVRLWFTDVLGFLKSVAVAPAELEQAFEEGIGFDGSAIEGFARVHESDMIAKPAPSTFQILPWRAESPGTARMFCDILMPDGSPSYADPRYVLKRALAKSSDLGFTFYTHPEIEFFLLDEKPVDGTRPTPADTSGYFDHTPQNIGMDFRRQAITMLESMGISVEFSHHEGAPGQQEIDLRYADALSTADNIMTFRLVMKQVALEQGVQATFMPKPFSEYPGSGMHTHLSLFEGDRNAFHETGAEFQLSKIGRSFIAGLLRHAGEISAVTNQWVNSYKRIWGGAQRPAGAGGEAPSYICWGHNNRSALIRVPMYKPGKTGSTRIEVRSLDSGANPYLAYAVLLAAGLKGVEEGYEFPAGAEDDVWALTDRERRALGIEPLPQNLGEAIHLMQHSELVAETLGEHVFDFFLRNKRQEWEEYRSEVTAFELRKNLPVL
- a CDS encoding methyltransferase domain-containing protein gives rise to the protein MKPDPDHGDDEALRSELTDTLAAAGHLRTEPWRRAMREVPRRTFLRDGLFRRNGTGWEPLTATHPDWLALCHRDEPVVTRVAGIRPDELGSVIYREPTHTSPAPSLAARILEEARIEDGMSVLHIGTGTGYLAALLTHRLGDHLVTTVELDRDVARRAREALSLAGYNPHLVNGNAVTGWEEATGPWDRIISTCAVITVPRLWFTLTRPGGQIITPVSGGMNAGALARLTVGEGGLLADPDVALGRLITPGGAELGLAHPQEPHPSGPLPDITTSERPAVITPDDLAEPTTRFVAQAAAPWLRDLRLPDGHLYWDPEAKVWAALRQDGDKWTVRQSGYPVWNRIEEQVNRWRADGSPGLHEFTVAATADGHLLTFWDDAR
- a CDS encoding metallophosphoesterase family protein, yielding MYELVPACLRGRDGTLVFGLVPAWAWRRDTGATRGPLRLSVMNRRFLVSLPLAAALAVSASVSAGSSSASSSADPESVTPAWGASLPLTLAVLGDAPYGAEQVAAFPDLIADVNGDPRVHQVIHLGDIKTGSSSCTDEYFRHIATEFERFRDPLIYTPGDNEWTDCHRPAAGGYDPLERLEVLRSQFFAEPGAALGVRPMVLETQAVDPAHAAFVENTRWASAQVAFATVHAVGSDNGLAPWFGGNETPEQTRLREAEVRARTDAALSWIDDTFDAAEERGLRGVVISMQADTFAGGGSAGYTEIVRRLADRSRAFDGEVLLLQGDTHRYLVDRPLAEGHEGYGISEPVTNLTRIVVEGETVSEWLRLTVNPTAEQLFSWQRVPVD
- a CDS encoding MazG-like family protein, which gives rise to MDNTAWDTVEQLVKWLDAESPDPPATTRLMRVLKLSEEVGEVAEAVIGATGHNPRKGDSHTWEDVQRELCDVILTGMVALNTLTPDARKLFTDHLAHVARRSLST
- a CDS encoding class I SAM-dependent methyltransferase, coding for MTGLPSYLRATADAYDAMAVRYAEAVRDGLDHLPLDRAVLAAFAELAGAADAGPVAELGCGPGYVTAHLRGLGLDAFGVDLSPVMIDLAREAYPDSRFEVGSMDALDLADGTLGGIVSWYSVIHTPPREIPSYFAEFRRVLAPGGTLLFAFFESEGGPVSAFDHKVTTAYRWPIDDLAGLAREAGFVEVGRMLREPREDERFRRGHLLTRAG
- a CDS encoding terpene synthase family protein, producing MPQDADVFLPFESRSNPDAGRARERHLDWAVDHGLVRGAEALRRYRAWMLTDLAAWAFPDARGADLDLVTDAVCLGLALDDQFDGPAGRQPERVAWLSTELAAIPYRAPGTRPKLDLPVTRAYADLWRRGAAGTSPAWRERAAGNLTRFFRSFVQEAQYRSVGARLDEEAYRTLRGHAAGTAPRFDLIERAGHFEVPAGVYWSREVRTLTRCAGDVVLLCDDLRAAERDEARGDPYNLVLIRRRDRGLTRPEAAAQVGAEVTDRVALFQAVSGRVPELCARWRVDARGAAGTARYLDGLRCWMAAVLRWGAASARYADPAAPDPGGITGHGTGPAPPVRPSSVVPAPAPVAQA